One window from the genome of Anser cygnoides isolate HZ-2024a breed goose chromosome 8, Taihu_goose_T2T_genome, whole genome shotgun sequence encodes:
- the KLHL20 gene encoding kelch-like protein 20 isoform X1, whose translation MDGKPMRRCTSTRPGETGMDVTSRCTLGDPNKLPEGVPQPARMPYISDKHPRQTLEVINLLRKHRELCDVVLVVGAKKIYAHRVILSACSPYFRAMFTGELAESRQTEVVIRDIDERAMELLIDFAYTSQITVEEGNVQTLLPAACLLQLAEIQEACCEFLKRQLDPSNCLGIRAFADTHSCRELLRIADKFTQHNFQEVMESEEFMLLPANQLIDIISSDELNVRSEEQVFNAVMAWVKYSIQERRPQLPQVLQHVRLPLLSPKFLVGTVGSDPLIKSDEECRDLVDEAKNYLLLPQERPLMQGPRTRPRKPIRCGEVLFAVGGWCSGDAISSVERYDPQTNEWRMVASMSKRRCGVGVSVLDDLLYAVGGHDGSSYLNSVERYDPKTNQWSSDVAPTSTCRTSVGVAVLGGYLYAVGGQDGVSCLNIVERYDPKENKWTRVASMSTRRLGVAVAVLGGFLYAVGGSDGTSPLNTVERYNPQENRWHTIAPMGTRRKHLGCAVYQDMIYAVGGRDDTTELSSAERYNPRTNQWSPVVAMTSRRSGVGLAVVNGQLMAVGGFDGTTYLKTIEVFDPDANTWRLYGGMNYRRLGGGVGVIKMTHCESHIW comes from the exons ATGGACGGAAAGCCAATGCGCAG GTGTACCAGTACTCGACCAGGAGAGACCGGAATGGACGTGACCAGCCGCTGCACACTCGGAGATCCCAACAAACTGCCGGAAGGGGTGCCACAGCCCGCGCGCATGCCCTACATCTCCGACAAGCACCCTCGACAAACTTTGGAGGTCATCAATCTTCTCCGGAAGCACCGGGAGTTGTGCGATGTGGTGCTGGTAGTCGGCGCTAAGAAGATCTACGCCCACAGGGTGATCCTGTCAGCCTGCAGCCCTTACTTCCGAGCCATGTTCACCGGGGAGCTGGCGGAGAGTCGGCAGACAGAAGTTGTGATCAGAGACATCGACGAAAGGGCCATGGAACTGCTCATTGACTTTGCCTACACCTCTCAGATCACTGTGGAAGAGGGAAATGTCCAGACCTTGTTGCCAGCTGCTTGCCTTCTCCAGCTGGCCGAGATCCAGGAGGCCTGCTGCGAGTTCCTCAAGAGACAGTTGGACCCTTCCAATTGCCTGGGCATCCGAGCTTTTGCCGATACTCACTCGTGCCGTGAACTGCTGAGGATTGCTGACAAGTTCACCCAGCACAACTTCCAGGAG GTAATGGAGAGCGAGGAGTTCATGCTGCTTCCTGCCAATCAGCTCATAGACATTATATCCAGCGACGAGTTAAATGTTCGCAGCGAAGAGCAGGTGTTCAACGCGGTGATGGCCTGGGTGAAATACAGCATTCAAGAAAGAAGACCCCAGCTGCCACAG GTCCTACAGCATGTCCGTCTGCCACTGCTGAGTCCCAAGTTTCTTGTGGGTACAGTGGGCTCTGATCCTCTTATTAAGAGCGATGAGGAATGCCG GGATTTAGTGGATGAAGCCAAAAACTATCTCCTGCTGCCCCAAGAGAGGCCACTGATGCAAGGACCACGAACCAGACCACGCAAACCCATCCGCTGTGGAGAAGTACTCTTTGCAG TGGGGGGCTGGTGCAGCGGGGATGCAATTTCCAGTGTGGAGCGGTATGACCCTCAGACCAACGAGTGGCGGATGGTGGCTTCCATGAGCAAAAGACGCTGTGGCGTTGGAGTCAGTGTTCTGGATGACCTCCTCTATGCAGTGGGAGGCCACGATGGTTCCTCTTATCTTAACAGTGTGGAAAG ATATGATCCGAAGACCAATCAGTGGAGCAGTGACGTGGCTCccaccagcacctgcaggaccagtgTTGGAGTAGCGGTTCTTGGGGGCTACCTCTATGCTGTGGGTGGCCAGGATGGTGTCTCTTGTCTCAACATTGTGGAAAG GTATGatcccaaagaaaacaaatggacTCGAGTGGCTTCCATGAGCACCAGGCGGCTGGGAGTTGCAGTGGCTGTCCTAGGGGGCTTCCTCTATGCAGTGGGAGGCTCTGATGGAACTTCTCCTCTCAATACTG TGGAACGATACAATCCCCAGGAGAACCGCTGGCATACGATTGCACCCATGGGGACTAGAAGGAAGCACCTGGGCTGTGCGGTGTACCAAGACATGATATAtgctgtgggaggcagagatGATACGACAGAGCTCAGTAGTGCTGAGAGATACAACCCTCGAACAAACCAGTGGTCTCCTGTTGTGGCCATGACATCCCGCCGGAGCGGA GTTGGCCTTGCAGTGGTGAATGGACAGCTAATGGCAGTGGGGGGTTTTGATGGCACAACGTACTTGAAGACCATTGAGGTGTTTGATCCGGATGCAAACACGTGGAG GTTGTATGGTGGGATGAACTATCGGCGGCTGGGAGGAGGAGTAGGTGTTATCAAAATGACACACTGTGAATCTCATATATGGTAA
- the KLHL20 gene encoding kelch-like protein 20 isoform X2, whose protein sequence is MDVTSRCTLGDPNKLPEGVPQPARMPYISDKHPRQTLEVINLLRKHRELCDVVLVVGAKKIYAHRVILSACSPYFRAMFTGELAESRQTEVVIRDIDERAMELLIDFAYTSQITVEEGNVQTLLPAACLLQLAEIQEACCEFLKRQLDPSNCLGIRAFADTHSCRELLRIADKFTQHNFQEVMESEEFMLLPANQLIDIISSDELNVRSEEQVFNAVMAWVKYSIQERRPQLPQVLQHVRLPLLSPKFLVGTVGSDPLIKSDEECRDLVDEAKNYLLLPQERPLMQGPRTRPRKPIRCGEVLFAVGGWCSGDAISSVERYDPQTNEWRMVASMSKRRCGVGVSVLDDLLYAVGGHDGSSYLNSVERYDPKTNQWSSDVAPTSTCRTSVGVAVLGGYLYAVGGQDGVSCLNIVERYDPKENKWTRVASMSTRRLGVAVAVLGGFLYAVGGSDGTSPLNTVERYNPQENRWHTIAPMGTRRKHLGCAVYQDMIYAVGGRDDTTELSSAERYNPRTNQWSPVVAMTSRRSGVGLAVVNGQLMAVGGFDGTTYLKTIEVFDPDANTWRLYGGMNYRRLGGGVGVIKMTHCESHIW, encoded by the exons ATGGACGTGACCAGCCGCTGCACACTCGGAGATCCCAACAAACTGCCGGAAGGGGTGCCACAGCCCGCGCGCATGCCCTACATCTCCGACAAGCACCCTCGACAAACTTTGGAGGTCATCAATCTTCTCCGGAAGCACCGGGAGTTGTGCGATGTGGTGCTGGTAGTCGGCGCTAAGAAGATCTACGCCCACAGGGTGATCCTGTCAGCCTGCAGCCCTTACTTCCGAGCCATGTTCACCGGGGAGCTGGCGGAGAGTCGGCAGACAGAAGTTGTGATCAGAGACATCGACGAAAGGGCCATGGAACTGCTCATTGACTTTGCCTACACCTCTCAGATCACTGTGGAAGAGGGAAATGTCCAGACCTTGTTGCCAGCTGCTTGCCTTCTCCAGCTGGCCGAGATCCAGGAGGCCTGCTGCGAGTTCCTCAAGAGACAGTTGGACCCTTCCAATTGCCTGGGCATCCGAGCTTTTGCCGATACTCACTCGTGCCGTGAACTGCTGAGGATTGCTGACAAGTTCACCCAGCACAACTTCCAGGAG GTAATGGAGAGCGAGGAGTTCATGCTGCTTCCTGCCAATCAGCTCATAGACATTATATCCAGCGACGAGTTAAATGTTCGCAGCGAAGAGCAGGTGTTCAACGCGGTGATGGCCTGGGTGAAATACAGCATTCAAGAAAGAAGACCCCAGCTGCCACAG GTCCTACAGCATGTCCGTCTGCCACTGCTGAGTCCCAAGTTTCTTGTGGGTACAGTGGGCTCTGATCCTCTTATTAAGAGCGATGAGGAATGCCG GGATTTAGTGGATGAAGCCAAAAACTATCTCCTGCTGCCCCAAGAGAGGCCACTGATGCAAGGACCACGAACCAGACCACGCAAACCCATCCGCTGTGGAGAAGTACTCTTTGCAG TGGGGGGCTGGTGCAGCGGGGATGCAATTTCCAGTGTGGAGCGGTATGACCCTCAGACCAACGAGTGGCGGATGGTGGCTTCCATGAGCAAAAGACGCTGTGGCGTTGGAGTCAGTGTTCTGGATGACCTCCTCTATGCAGTGGGAGGCCACGATGGTTCCTCTTATCTTAACAGTGTGGAAAG ATATGATCCGAAGACCAATCAGTGGAGCAGTGACGTGGCTCccaccagcacctgcaggaccagtgTTGGAGTAGCGGTTCTTGGGGGCTACCTCTATGCTGTGGGTGGCCAGGATGGTGTCTCTTGTCTCAACATTGTGGAAAG GTATGatcccaaagaaaacaaatggacTCGAGTGGCTTCCATGAGCACCAGGCGGCTGGGAGTTGCAGTGGCTGTCCTAGGGGGCTTCCTCTATGCAGTGGGAGGCTCTGATGGAACTTCTCCTCTCAATACTG TGGAACGATACAATCCCCAGGAGAACCGCTGGCATACGATTGCACCCATGGGGACTAGAAGGAAGCACCTGGGCTGTGCGGTGTACCAAGACATGATATAtgctgtgggaggcagagatGATACGACAGAGCTCAGTAGTGCTGAGAGATACAACCCTCGAACAAACCAGTGGTCTCCTGTTGTGGCCATGACATCCCGCCGGAGCGGA GTTGGCCTTGCAGTGGTGAATGGACAGCTAATGGCAGTGGGGGGTTTTGATGGCACAACGTACTTGAAGACCATTGAGGTGTTTGATCCGGATGCAAACACGTGGAG GTTGTATGGTGGGATGAACTATCGGCGGCTGGGAGGAGGAGTAGGTGTTATCAAAATGACACACTGTGAATCTCATATATGGTAA